The proteins below come from a single Candidatus Binatia bacterium genomic window:
- a CDS encoding DUF6010 family protein has product MNAHPPVLHLMDAVGPALGGLVFILIMSRVREPLRRDLNVVLAAGACGAYLSGGFGVWELVYPVVATPVVVLGLRSVRFLGVAWLMHAAWDLAHHLYGNPIWPFMATSSFGCLVFDSVIALWFLAGAPPRSPAAGPAVA; this is encoded by the coding sequence ATGAACGCGCACCCACCGGTACTTCACCTCATGGACGCCGTCGGTCCGGCGCTCGGCGGCCTCGTCTTCATCCTGATCATGTCGAGGGTGCGCGAGCCGCTGCGGCGTGACCTGAACGTCGTGCTCGCTGCCGGCGCCTGCGGCGCCTACCTGAGCGGAGGTTTCGGAGTCTGGGAGCTGGTGTATCCGGTCGTTGCGACGCCGGTCGTCGTGCTCGGGCTGCGATCCGTGCGATTCCTCGGCGTGGCCTGGCTGATGCACGCCGCGTGGGATCTCGCGCACCACCTCTACGGCAACCCGATCTGGCCCTTCATGGCCACCTCGTCCTTCGGCTGCCTCGTGTTCGATTCGGTGATTGCCTTGTGGTTCCTCGCCGGCGCGCCGCCGCGCTCACCGGCGGCGGGTCCCGCCGTCGCCTGA
- a CDS encoding SDR family oxidoreductase: MSANEKVALVIGAGDATGSAVARRFAREGYTACLTRRDADKLQPLVDAIRAEGGRAHGFASDARKEDQVAALVERIEREIGAIEVYVFNVGANVPSTILEETARKYFKIWEMACFSGFLTAREVARRMAERGRGTMIFTGATASLRGSAGFGAFAGAKHALRALAQSLARELGLKNIHVAHVIIDGAIDTAFIRDNFPAKYAQKDDDGILDPDHIADCYWMLHCQPRDTWTFEMDLRPWMESW, encoded by the coding sequence ATGTCCGCGAACGAGAAAGTCGCCCTCGTCATCGGTGCCGGCGATGCTACCGGCAGCGCGGTCGCCCGGCGCTTCGCTCGCGAAGGCTACACCGCCTGCCTCACGCGCCGCGACGCCGACAAGCTCCAGCCCCTCGTCGACGCGATCCGCGCCGAAGGCGGGCGGGCCCACGGCTTTGCGTCCGATGCCCGCAAGGAAGACCAGGTTGCCGCGCTGGTCGAGCGCATCGAACGCGAGATCGGTGCCATCGAGGTCTACGTCTTCAACGTCGGCGCGAACGTTCCGTCGACGATCCTCGAGGAAACCGCCCGCAAATACTTCAAGATCTGGGAGATGGCGTGCTTCTCGGGCTTCCTCACCGCGCGGGAAGTCGCACGGCGCATGGCAGAGCGCGGGCGCGGCACGATGATCTTCACCGGCGCAACGGCTTCGCTTCGCGGCTCGGCCGGTTTCGGTGCATTTGCCGGGGCCAAACACGCGCTGAGGGCGCTCGCCCAGAGCCTGGCGCGGGAGCTCGGCCTGAAAAACATCCACGTCGCGCACGTCATCATCGACGGCGCGATCGACACCGCGTTCATCCGTGACAACTTCCCCGCCAAGTACGCGCAGAAGGACGACGACGGGATCCTCGACCCCGACCACATTGCCGACTGCTACTGGATGCTGCACTGCCAGCCGCGCGATACCTGGACGTTCGAGATGGATCTTCGGCCGTGGATGGAATCCTGGTGA
- a CDS encoding 2-hydroxychromene-2-carboxylate isomerase, whose protein sequence is MAATVEFLFDFGSPTTYLAWTQLAGICAEHSATLVYRPVLLGGIFAATGNASPATIPAKARYMGSDLARFARRYGVPFAFNPHFPINTLTMMRIATGLVADRDAFARYLAAIFPAMWVEGLNLGESSVLEATIAKAGLDVSRTVALASDAGVKAMLKAETERAVERGVFGAPSMFVGEELFFGQDRLDFVREALRA, encoded by the coding sequence ATGGCAGCGACGGTAGAATTCCTCTTCGACTTCGGCAGCCCGACGACCTACCTCGCATGGACCCAGCTCGCCGGCATCTGCGCCGAGCACAGCGCCACGCTCGTGTACCGGCCGGTGCTGCTCGGTGGCATCTTCGCGGCGACCGGCAACGCCTCGCCGGCGACGATTCCTGCAAAGGCTCGCTACATGGGAAGCGATCTTGCGCGTTTCGCGCGTCGCTACGGTGTCCCGTTCGCGTTCAACCCGCACTTTCCGATCAACACGCTGACGATGATGCGCATCGCGACGGGGCTCGTCGCAGATCGCGACGCCTTTGCGCGCTATCTCGCGGCGATTTTTCCCGCCATGTGGGTCGAAGGATTGAATCTCGGCGAATCTTCCGTGCTCGAAGCGACGATCGCGAAGGCCGGCCTCGACGTCAGCCGCACCGTGGCGCTTGCCTCCGATGCAGGCGTCAAGGCGATGCTGAAGGCGGAGACCGAGAGAGCGGTCGAACGCGGCGTCTTCGGTGCACCGTCGATGTTCGTCGGAGAAGAGCTGTTCTTCGGGCAGGACCGCCTCGACTTCGTGCGCGAGGCGCTGCGCGCCTGA
- a CDS encoding outer membrane beta-barrel protein yields the protein MRKNIAMLIGAAALMGTTTCAFAGAYGEKPLPEEHPTAPPPIVQQQVEEVDYAKVGPYLGIGGEYAIQQFQEIQGATGIDVSNSGGFHVRAGYRVHPNVAVEALYENFNEFDVDPNGHYDGWALTANAKGYILTGRFQPYVLAGLGYVDINGSAGSRNHPAPLLAAPAGNDFEMRFGAGMDGCITEHIAMGPEIAYVLPFGQANNLNMWTVSMGLRYKF from the coding sequence ATGCGCAAGAACATTGCAATGCTCATCGGCGCCGCGGCGCTGATGGGAACCACGACGTGCGCCTTCGCGGGTGCTTACGGCGAGAAGCCGCTTCCGGAAGAGCATCCGACTGCGCCGCCGCCGATCGTGCAGCAGCAGGTCGAAGAAGTGGACTACGCCAAGGTCGGCCCTTACCTGGGAATTGGCGGCGAGTACGCCATCCAGCAGTTCCAGGAGATCCAGGGCGCGACGGGCATCGACGTCTCCAACAGCGGCGGCTTCCATGTCCGCGCTGGATACCGCGTGCACCCGAACGTCGCCGTTGAAGCGCTGTACGAGAATTTCAACGAGTTCGACGTCGATCCGAACGGCCACTACGACGGTTGGGCACTGACGGCGAATGCCAAGGGCTACATCCTGACGGGTCGCTTTCAGCCCTACGTGCTGGCGGGTCTCGGCTACGTCGACATCAACGGCTCGGCGGGAAGCCGCAACCATCCGGCTCCGCTTCTTGCGGCGCCGGCGGGCAACGACTTCGAGATGCGTTTCGGTGCCGGCATGGACGGCTGCATCACCGAGCACATCGCGATGGGTCCCGAGATTGCGTACGTCCTGCCTTTCGGCCAGGCGAACAATCTCAACATGTGGACCGTGTCGATGGGTCTCCGCTACAAGTTCTGA
- a CDS encoding transglycosylase domain-containing protein has protein sequence MAGGKKKTSTGNGRTARRKSGRRRPRWRTAAFTVAALLLVSLGVYLASLYRDISTLIDQRSAALSSSILSAPHRIRAGDELERSRLLDRLASLSYSQVAAAEAPGQFTKTPALISIYLRGYHQGGIRYEPSLVQVHVQDGKIAQVTDAGGIEAGHPLLEPEVIGRLVPGAPAERVEIRLADQKPYLVSGLLAVEDQYFYWHPGFNPVRIVEAAIQDVRQKRLAQGASTLTQQLGRTFLERRDRSFERKFRELAVAVVLELRLTKDQILERYINDVPMGAYAGAPLEGLPQAARSFFNKDLSQVSPAEAAMLVGMIQAPTSYDPRRHPSLATQRRNVVLGVMRSEGVIDEATYQESVVSPLGLSRPPGLRRAPYFTDYVLSMLRQLPGVTGDLAGLRVFTTLDTEVQAHAAAAVTANLEKLEKDHHELRRSVRPAKLQSSAVVLDAHSGAIRAMVGGRNYSESQFNRAASALRQPGSAFKPIVYLSAFDPERSPVKPVMTLASLLPDELLSYDGWTPENYEHDYQTQVTAVAALSQSLNVPAAYVGSRLGAERIVRTAHELGIPQDLQPLLPISIGAEETTLLDLSGAYQVFANAGARSPVYAIESVIDANDREIYRHEDSPARVVRPDVAYVVTGALETVLQSGTGASASRLGLDVIAAGKTGTTQDYHDAYFVGYTPELVAGVWVGFDTPQSLGLTGAQAALPAWTRIMHDAAATGARDFTVPPGITMARIDPESGGLATAACRRRVTLPFLQGTAPVDECPLHGQGLFGATDASNRDWGGWRKILPVAAARTAPNKPPPIANVFGKIGHFFGSIFHR, from the coding sequence ATGGCCGGCGGCAAGAAGAAGACTTCCACAGGCAACGGGCGCACTGCGCGCCGCAAGAGCGGTCGCCGCAGGCCCCGTTGGCGCACTGCCGCCTTCACCGTCGCGGCGCTGTTGCTCGTCTCGCTGGGCGTATACCTGGCATCGCTCTACCGCGACATTTCTACGCTGATCGACCAGCGCAGCGCCGCGCTATCGTCGTCGATCCTGTCGGCACCGCATCGCATCCGCGCCGGAGACGAGCTCGAGCGCAGCCGTCTGCTCGATCGCCTCGCGTCGCTCAGCTACTCGCAAGTGGCCGCCGCCGAAGCCCCGGGACAGTTCACGAAGACGCCGGCGCTGATCTCGATCTATCTGCGCGGCTACCACCAGGGCGGCATACGCTACGAGCCGTCGCTCGTGCAGGTCCACGTGCAGGACGGGAAGATCGCGCAGGTAACCGACGCCGGAGGCATCGAGGCTGGCCATCCGCTGCTCGAGCCGGAAGTGATCGGGCGACTGGTGCCGGGCGCTCCGGCCGAACGCGTCGAGATCCGGCTGGCCGACCAGAAGCCCTACCTCGTCTCGGGCCTGCTTGCAGTCGAGGACCAGTATTTTTACTGGCACCCCGGCTTCAACCCCGTCCGAATCGTCGAGGCTGCGATCCAGGACGTGCGCCAGAAACGCCTCGCGCAGGGAGCGAGCACGCTCACCCAGCAGCTCGGTCGAACGTTCCTCGAGCGTCGCGACCGCAGCTTCGAGAGGAAATTCCGCGAGCTGGCGGTTGCCGTCGTGCTCGAGCTGCGCCTGACGAAGGACCAGATTCTCGAGCGCTACATCAACGACGTGCCGATGGGTGCCTACGCGGGTGCGCCGCTCGAAGGACTGCCGCAGGCCGCACGCTCGTTCTTCAACAAGGACCTCTCGCAGGTGTCACCGGCCGAAGCCGCGATGCTGGTCGGCATGATCCAGGCGCCGACGAGCTACGATCCGCGGCGTCATCCGTCCCTGGCAACCCAGCGACGCAACGTCGTGCTCGGCGTCATGCGCAGCGAAGGCGTGATCGACGAAGCGACTTACCAGGAATCGGTCGTCAGTCCCCTCGGCCTCAGTCGTCCGCCAGGGCTGCGACGCGCTCCGTATTTTACCGACTATGTTCTGTCGATGCTGAGACAGCTTCCCGGCGTCACCGGCGATCTTGCCGGCTTGCGAGTGTTCACGACGCTCGACACGGAAGTGCAGGCGCATGCCGCAGCGGCCGTCACGGCCAACCTGGAAAAGCTCGAGAAGGATCACCACGAGCTGCGTCGCTCGGTCAGGCCGGCCAAGCTGCAAAGCTCGGCCGTTGTGCTCGATGCGCACAGCGGTGCGATCCGCGCAATGGTCGGAGGCCGCAACTACTCCGAGAGCCAGTTCAACCGCGCGGCTTCGGCGCTCAGGCAGCCGGGCTCGGCGTTCAAGCCGATCGTCTACCTTTCGGCCTTCGACCCGGAGCGCAGCCCCGTCAAACCCGTGATGACGCTCGCTTCGCTGCTCCCCGACGAGCTGCTGAGCTACGACGGCTGGACTCCCGAAAACTACGAGCACGACTACCAGACGCAGGTCACCGCTGTCGCTGCCCTCTCCCAGTCCCTCAACGTTCCGGCGGCCTACGTCGGAAGCCGTCTCGGCGCCGAGCGCATCGTCCGCACCGCGCACGAGCTCGGCATTCCGCAGGACTTGCAACCGCTGCTGCCGATTTCGATCGGTGCCGAGGAGACGACGCTGCTCGACCTGTCGGGCGCCTACCAGGTTTTCGCGAATGCCGGGGCACGCTCGCCGGTGTATGCGATCGAGTCGGTGATCGACGCGAACGATCGCGAGATCTACCGCCACGAGGACTCGCCTGCGCGCGTCGTGCGTCCCGACGTGGCGTACGTCGTCACTGGAGCGCTCGAGACGGTGCTGCAGTCGGGAACCGGTGCCAGTGCCTCGCGTCTCGGTCTCGACGTCATCGCCGCGGGCAAGACCGGCACCACCCAGGATTACCACGATGCGTACTTCGTCGGTTACACGCCGGAGCTCGTCGCGGGAGTGTGGGTAGGATTCGACACGCCGCAGAGTCTCGGTCTCACCGGTGCGCAGGCTGCACTGCCGGCGTGGACGCGCATCATGCACGACGCAGCCGCTACCGGCGCGCGCGACTTCACCGTTCCTCCCGGCATCACGATGGCGAGGATCGATCCGGAATCCGGAGGCCTCGCCACCGCGGCGTGCCGTCGTCGCGTCACGCTGCCGTTCCTGCAGGGCACGGCTCCGGTCGATGAGTGTCCGCTGCACGGTCAAGGGCTTTTCGGTGCGACCGACGCGAGCAATCGTGACTGGGGCGGCTGGAGGAAGATCCTGCCGGTGGCCGCCGCCCGCACCGCACCGAACAAGCCCCCGCCGATCGCCAACGTGTTCGGCAAGATCGGCCATTTCTTCGGATCGATCTTCCATCGCTGA